One Streptococcus sp. zg-86 DNA window includes the following coding sequences:
- the holA gene encoding DNA polymerase III subunit delta, with protein sequence MTIIDEIQKLSKERLGLVTVLTGEDVGQFQLAKEALLKQIGFDSSDLSYAYFDMSEIAYPQVELDLVSLPFFSDEKIVILDYFADVTTDKKRYLSDEELKQFEAYLVQPVETTRLIIIATGKLDSKRRLVKLLKRDGLVLEATALKEVEFRQFFMQKTKEMGLSMENHVFEQLLMKSNLDFAEMHKNLAFLQSYKGSSQIGLDDIEQAIPKTLQDNIFDMSQLLLQGKIDPARQLVRDLRLQGEDEIKLIAILLNQFRLFLQVQLLQKEGQGEQQIVATLSEIAGRKINPFQVKFALRDSRSLTLSFLKKVMQVLIETDYQIKQGLFEKDYLFDLALLKIAST encoded by the coding sequence ATGACCATTATTGATGAGATTCAGAAATTAAGCAAGGAAAGATTGGGTTTAGTGACAGTCCTAACGGGAGAAGATGTTGGCCAGTTTCAATTGGCCAAAGAAGCGCTACTGAAACAAATTGGTTTTGACAGTAGTGATTTGAGCTATGCTTATTTTGATATGTCAGAGATAGCCTATCCTCAGGTGGAACTTGATTTGGTATCCTTGCCTTTTTTCTCGGATGAAAAAATTGTCATATTAGATTATTTTGCAGACGTAACGACAGATAAGAAACGCTATTTAAGTGATGAAGAACTCAAGCAATTTGAGGCGTATCTTGTTCAGCCAGTTGAAACAACCCGCTTGATTATTATTGCCACAGGAAAATTAGATAGCAAACGCCGTCTAGTAAAACTCTTAAAACGAGATGGTCTTGTGTTGGAAGCAACGGCTCTCAAAGAAGTAGAATTTCGACAATTTTTCATGCAAAAAACGAAAGAAATGGGTCTTAGCATGGAGAATCACGTTTTTGAACAGCTCCTGATGAAGTCAAATCTTGATTTTGCTGAGATGCACAAGAATCTCGCTTTTTTGCAGTCCTATAAGGGCAGTAGTCAGATTGGTTTAGATGATATTGAGCAAGCTATTCCTAAGACCTTACAGGATAATATATTTGATATGAGCCAACTTCTTCTGCAAGGTAAGATTGATCCAGCTAGGCAATTAGTTCGTGATTTGCGCTTACAAGGCGAAGATGAAATTAAATTAATTGCGATCTTGCTCAATCAATTTCGGCTTTTTTTGCAGGTACAGTTATTGCAAAAAGAAGGACAAGGAGAACAGCAGATTGTTGCAACATTATCAGAGATAGCAGGCCGGAAAATCAATCCTTTTCAAGTGAAATTTGCCCTGCGCGATTCGCGTTCGCTCACTCTTTCTTTTCTCAAAAAAGTAATGCAAGTTTTGATTGAAACGGACTATCAAATCAAGCAAGGACTATTTGAGAAGGATTACCTATTTGATCTTGCTTTATTAAAAATTGCCAGTACATGA
- the sodA gene encoding superoxide dismutase SodA, with protein sequence MAIILPDLPYAYDALEPHIDAETMTLHHDKHHATYVANANAALEKHPEIGEDLVALLSNVENIPADIRQALINNGGGHLNHALFWELLSPDKTEVPAELAAEIATTFGSFDDFQAAFTTAATTRFGSGWAFLVVNKEGKLEIVSTANQDTPIMNGLTPILALDVWEHAYYLNYRNVRPNYIKAFFEIINWNKVNELYQAAK encoded by the coding sequence ATGGCAATTATTTTACCAGATTTACCATACGCTTATGATGCTCTTGAACCGCATATTGATGCAGAAACAATGACATTGCACCATGATAAGCACCATGCAACCTATGTTGCGAATGCAAATGCAGCCCTTGAAAAACACCCAGAAATTGGTGAAGATTTGGTAGCCTTGCTGTCAAATGTAGAAAACATCCCAGCAGATATTCGCCAAGCCTTGATTAACAATGGTGGAGGTCATTTGAACCATGCTCTTTTCTGGGAATTATTGTCACCAGACAAAACAGAAGTTCCAGCTGAATTAGCAGCAGAGATTGCCACTACATTTGGTTCATTTGACGATTTCCAAGCAGCCTTTACAACAGCAGCAACAACTCGTTTTGGATCAGGTTGGGCTTTCTTGGTTGTCAATAAAGAAGGTAAATTAGAAATTGTTTCAACTGCAAACCAAGATACACCAATCATGAATGGTTTGACACCAATCTTGGCGCTTGATGTATGGGAACATGCTTACTACTTAAACTACCGCAATGTTCGTCCAAATTATATCAAAGCATTCTTTGAAATCATCAACTGGAACAAGGTCAACGAATTGTACCAAG